The following is a genomic window from Aeromonas sp. FDAARGOS 1405.
AGATCTCAGCAAAGGTTCGACCGCCATCAGCCCGATCTGGGCAGGTTCCACCACGGATTCGCCCCAGCGCCACTGGTGGCTGGCTAAATAGTTGGCCACGCTGCCGATGGCATCGACCGGGTTGGCAAACAGATCCCGCTTGCCATCCCCGTCAAAATCGACGGCGTAGTGGCGGTAGCTGGAGGGCATGAACTGCCCCATCCCCATGGCGCCAGCATAGGAGCCCTTGAGGTGCTCCAGCGACCACCCCTCTTCCCTTGCCAGCAACACCAGCTGGGCAAACTCCTTGGCAAAGAAGTCGCTGCGCTCCGGGTAGTGGAACCCCAGGGTGTAGAGGCTATCGAGCACCGGATGACGGCCCATCTGGCGACCGTAGAAGGTCTCGATCCCTATGATGGCCACGATGAGCGAGGCCGGCACCCGATAGAGCTGTTCCGCGCGGGCCAGCGTCTCGGCATGTTGCTGCCAGAACTGCTGGCCGTCACGGATGCGATCCGGGGTAACAAACAGCGGCCGGTAGCGATGCCAGGGTTTGGCCTCCCACGGCTTGCTGATGGTGTCGAGCACCTCCTGCCGTAACTGAGCGCGGGCGACGGCAGCCTGCAGCTCCGCCAGCGGCACTTGCTGCTGTTCGGCGAGCAGGGCCAAGCGATCCGGCGCCACGGCAGCGGTTGCCATCGAGGCGGCGAGAGAGAGCAACAATCCAACCCGTTTCATCAGGCAAGCAGCCCTCTATGAGTCTGAATTGACATCAGGATACCGAATCCGGCCATCAAGGTCACCATGGAGGTGCTGCCATCGATCTTCAGCAGCAGGGGAACACCCACCGCCGGCAAATAGATCCATCTCATCATGCCAGCAGCCTTCTATGAGTCTGGATGGACATCAGTATGCCAAAGCCGGCCATCAGGGTCACCATGGAGGTGCCGCCATAGCTCACCAGCGGCAGGGGAACCCCCACCACCGGCAGGATGCCACTCACCATGCCCATGTTGACGAACACATAGACGAAGAAGGTGAGAGTGATGGCGCCGCCCAGCAGTCGCTCGAAGCTGTTCTGGGCCTGCATCGAGATAAACAGACAGCGGCTGATGACATAGAGATAGAGCACCAGCAGCAGGGCAACCCCCACCAGACCGAACTCCTCGCTAAATACCGCGAAGATGAAGTCGGTGTGGCGCTCGGGCAAGAACTCCAGCTGGGACTGGGTCCCTTGCAGCCACCCCTTGCCGAAGACGCCACCGGAGCCGATGGCAATCTTGGACTGGATGATGTGGTAGCCGCGGCCGAGCGGGTCTTTCTCCGGGTCGAGCAGCATCAGCACCCGCTGGCGCTGGTAGTCGTGCATCAGGAAGAACCAGAGCACCGGCATAAAGGCCAGCATCAGTAGAACCGCCAAGCCGATCAGCCACCAGCTGAGCCCCGCCAGAAAGATCACGAAGAAGCCGGAGGCGGCCACCAGAATGGAGGTGCCAAGGTCGGGCTGGGCGGCGATCAGCAGGGTGGGCAGCAGCACCATGATGAGGGCGATCACCACATGGCTGAACTTGGGGGGAAGCGAGTGGCGGCTGAGCCAGGCCGCCACCATGATGGGCATGGAGAGCTTCATCACTTCGGAGGGCTGGAACTTCATAAAGCCGAGATCGAGCCAGCGCTGGGCCCCCTTGCCGATATGGCCGAATACGTCTACCGCAATCAGCATCAGCACCACCACGGCGAACAGCGGCACCGACCAGCGGGCGTAGAGGGAGGGAGGGAGCTGGGCCATGCCGATCATCAGGGCAAAGGCGAGGCCGCCGCGCACCAGTTGGCGCACGATGGAGTCCATATCCTGGCCTGACGCTGAGTAGAGCACCACCATGGAGAGGGCGACAACGGCCAGCAGACCCAACAGCAGGGGCAGGTCGATATGCAGCTTGTACCAGATACTCTGCTGGCGGGCTGAATTACTCATGGGGGGCGACCTCACTCGGTTGGGACGGCTTTTCCGGTGCCGGTGGCAGTTGCGGATCTGGAGGCAGCAGATAGGCATCCAGCATCTGGCGTGCAATGGGCGATGCAGCCCGGCCACCACCACCACCAATGGAGTTTTCCAGCACCAGTGCGACGACCGCTTTGGGCGCCTCAAAGGGGGCATAGGCAACGAATAGGGCGTTATCGCGATGCTCCGCTTTGACGGTCTTGATGTTGTAGACCTGATTTTCCTTCAAACCGACTACCTGCGCAGTGCCTGATTTACCACCTGACGAGTAGGGGGCCTTTGCAAATGCATGACGGCCACTGCCTTCACTGCCATGGTTGACGCGCCACATGCCGTCCTGGGCTACTTTCCAGTAGCTGTCGCTCTTGAGCTTGAGGGCGATGTTGGGGTTGACCGGGGCATCGACCACCCCCGCCTGCGAAGCGGTGCTCTTGAGCAAGTGCGGCGTCACGTCGTGGCCGTTTTGGGTCAGGATGCTGATCGCCTTGGCCAGCTGGAGTGGTGTCGCGCTCCAGTAGCCCTGACCGATACCGACCGAGATGGTGTCACCCTGATACCAGGGCTGGCGCCAGCGGGCCATCTTCCAGTCGCGAGACGGCATGACGCCCTTGGTCTCTTCATAGAGATCGACGCCAGTGTACTGACCGAAACCGAACTTGGTCATATAGCTGTGGATCTTGTCGATACCGACCCGATAGGCGAGATCGTAGAAGTAGGTATCGGCCGAGACCTCGATGGCGCGATAGACATCGAGCCAGCCGTGGCCCCAGCGGCGCCAGTCACGGAACTTCTTGGTGGTGCCGGGAATGGAGAAGCTCGGGCCGCCGAAATAGCGGTAGCCCGGGGTAATGGCCCCCTCGTTGAGGCCCATGATGGACATCATGGGTTTGACGGTGGAGGCGGGGGCATAGATCCCCTGAGTGGTACGGTTCACCAGCGGCCGTGCCGGATCGTTGAGCAGTGCCGAGTAGTTGGCGCTGGATATGCCTGTCACGAACAGGTTGGGGTCATAGCTCGGGCTCGACTCCAGCGCCAGGATGGCACCGGTTTTCGGGTTCATCATCACGATGGCACCACGCTGGCCGGCCAGCAGTTGCTGGGCCTTGAGCTGCATCCGGACGTCGATATTGAGGTAGATATCCTTGCCCGGAACCGGAGGCTGGAACTTGAGGGTGCGGACAATCCGGCCGCGGTTGTTGACCTCGACCTCCTGATAACCCGCCACCCCGTGCAGCTCATCCTCGTAATACTTCTCCACCCCCTGCTTGCCGATATCCTTGGTGGCGGCATAGTTGGCGAGTTTGTCCTCTTTTTCGAGACGTTCCACGTCGCGGGTATTGATCTTGGCCACATAACCCAGCGCATGGGTCAGGGTGTCGCCAAACGGGTAGTAGCGCTTGAGGTAGGCCTCGATGCTTGCACCCGGATAGTTGTGCTGGTTGACCGAGAAGAGCGCCACCTGATATTCGGTCAGCTTCTCGTAGAGAGGGACCGGCTTGAAGCGACGCTGGCGTTTTACTTCGGTCAGAAACTTCTCTTTGGTGCCTTCCGGCAGCCCCAGCAGGGCGATCAGCTGGTCGGCAGTTTTTTCAAGATCCCTAGTCTCTTCCGGGACGATTTCCAGACTGTAGACAGGGCGATTCTCCGCCAGCAGCACGCCGTTGGTGTCGTAGATGAGCCCCCGTGGTGGCGCCACCGGCACCACCCGGATACGGTTGGAGTTGGAACGGGTCTGGTAGGTGTCGTAGGACTCCACCTGCAGGTAGTAGAGATTGCCCAGCAGCACCAGCATCAGCACCACGATGCCGATGTAGGCTACCAGGGTGCGCCGGAAGAACAGATTGCCCTCGGCACTGTGATCGCGCATCTCGATGCGTTGTTTCAACATGCCTTTACCTCGGATTTGTGGGGGGCAATAACGGCAGGAACGGCATGGTTCACTCTCTGTGATAAGGGTGATTGGTCGTTATGCTCCAGGCACGGTAGAGGCTCTCGGCCACCAGTACCCGTACCAGCGGATGGGGCAGGGTGAGCGGCGACAGCGACCAGCTCTGCTCGGCGGCAGCCTTGCACTCGGGGGACAAGCCTTCCGGCCCACCCACCAGCAGGGCCACATCGCGGCCATCGAGCTTCCACGCTTCCAGTTGCACGGCGAGTTGCTCCGTGGTCCAGGGTTTGCCCGGAATATCGAGAGTGACGATGCGCGAGCGCCCCGCTGCCGTCAGCATGGCCTCCCCCTCTTTTTGCAGAATGCGGGGAATATCGGCATTTTTGCCCCGTTTGCCGGCGCCAATCTCCACCAGCTCGAACAGCATATCTTTTGGGAAGCGACGGCGATACTCTTCGAAGCCATGCTCCACCCAGGCGGGCATCTTGGTGCCCACCGCAATCAACTGAATCTTCATCTTGCTACGTTGCTGCTCTCGTTATTGCGTGTTCATCTGAGCGGCACCGCTCCACAGTTTTTCCAGTTGGTAGAAGTCACGATATTCATCCTGCATCACATGCACGATCACCGAGCCCATATCTACCAGCACCCACTCGCCGCCAGATTCACCTTCCACGCTCAGTAGATCAAGCCCGGCATGGCGGGCCTCACTGGCCAGATGGTTGGCGATGGCGCTGACGTGACGACTGGAGTTGCCGGAGCAGACGATCATGGTGTCAGTGATGCTGGATTTGCCGCGTACATCGAGGGTGATGATGTCGCGGCCTTTCATGTCATCGATCTTGTCGATGATAAAGGCGTGCAGTTCTTGGCCTTGCAATGAGTCTCTCCTGTATTCCGGCGCCTGACAGCGTGAGGGCGGCGGATTATATCATGGTCACTCCCGTTTCCTATCGGAACGGAGCCGCCGGGAAGTCTTACCGGCAAATGGCGCGGTAGAGCCCCTGTTGATCAATATAGTGCGCAACCGGCTCGGGCAAGAGGTAGCGGGGATCTTCTCCCGCCGCCAGCAGTTGGCGCAGCCAGGTGGCAGACAATTCAATGGGCTGGTTGCTGGCCAGCCAGATATAGCCAGCCCGTTGCCGACGCAGGGCTTCGACCTCTTTGACCTGATGACTGGCTAGCAGCTGCGCCAGTTCGGCCGGGTAATCGGGTTGCCAGCCGGGGCGGGTGCTCACCACCAGATGGGCATAGTCGAGCAGCTCCTGCCAGCGGTGCCAGCCTGGCAGGCTCAGCAGGGAATCCATCCCCATCAGAAAACATAGCGGCGTATCGGGCAGCTCCTGACGCAGCTCGATCAGGGTATCGATGGTGTAAGAGGGCTTGTCCCGTCGCAGCTCCCGCTCATCCACCACAAAGTGGTGGTTCTCCGCCGCCGCCAGTTTGACCATGGCGAGACGCTGCTCGCTCGAGCAGAACGGGTTGGCGCGGTGGGGCGGGATATGGTTCGGGATCAGCCGCACTTCGGCCAGACCAATGGCATCGCGCGCCTCGATGGCGGGGCGCAGATGGCCGATATGAACGGGGTCGAAGGTACCGCCAAGCAAGCCGACAGGTGCCTGCAGCGAGCTGCCAGAACGCTTCAGCATGGGCTGCTCTCCATGACCAGCGGCAGTGGGGTGCCATCACGAAAGCCAAGGGCGATGGTCTGCAGCATCAGCCAGGCTTGCTCGGTATCAAAGCGGCGCTGGGCGTCATCCAGCTGGGCCATCAGCAGCCACAGTTGCTGCAGCTTGGCGAAGGGGAGGCGAGTCAGCGCCTGTTGAATGAGTTGCTGGCGGCTTTGCCAGATGCGCAAGCGGCTGAAGTGCTCCCCCAGCGGCTGGCCGTTGCGCATCGCCAGCGACAGCTCTGTCAGCTGCTCCAGCTCGCGGCAGAGGGTCCATGCCAGCATCCCCGGCTCGGTGCCTTCTGCCCGCAGGGCGGCCAGGATCCGCTGGGCCCGGTTCACCTTCCCCTCCAGCAGGGTATCGACCAGCTGGAACGGGGTGAAGTGGGCGTGACGGATGATGGTTTCCTGCAGATAGGTAACGCTGATGGGCTGTGGCGGCGAGAGCAGAGTCAGCTTCTCGATCTCCTGACTCGCCGCCAGCAGGTTGCCCTCGTAGGAGTGGCACATGAAGTTGATGGCATCCGGCAGCGCCTTGAGGCCAAAACGCGCAAAACGGGCGCTCATCCAGCGCGGGAAGAATTTGGGTTCCGGATGGTTGACCGGCACATAGGTGCCAATCTGGTAGAGCTTATCGAACCAGGCTGCCTTCATCTGGGTCTGGTTGAGGCGACCGCCGCTCAGCACCAGCAGCAGGTCTGGATGGAGCTGTTTGCCGATTTCGCTGATACGGGCGGCCAGATCCTTGTCGACCTTGGCGGGCAGCTCCAGCTCGATGATCTGGCGGGCTGAGAAGAGGCTCATGGCCTGACAGGCGTCATAGACCTGATTCCAGTCCAGACCGGCTTCGACCACAAAGGTGTGGCGCTCATCGAATCCCTGTTTGCGGGCGATCTGACGGATGGCGTCGATGGCTTCCAGCCGTAACAGAGGCTCGTCGCCAAAAACGAGATAGCAGGGCCGAAGCCCTGCTTTGAGGTGGTCACCAAATTGTTCCGGGTAGACTCTCATCAAAATACTCGCATCAGAAGCTGACCTGGCTCAACTGCCGGATCACCTGATTGGCCGCCTGCTCCTGCATCTCGCGATTGAGCTGCTCCTGTTCACGAGAGGAGGCGAGAGCTGCATCCGGCTTGTTGAGGAAGCTGCGGTTGAAGTTGATGGGGAAGACCTGGGTCGGCTTGCCCGGGGCCGAGATGGTGAACTGGGTCGTGAAGCCCAGCACATATTCGGTGTCCGTCCCCAGCGCGTTGACCGAGGCGACCTGGCTGGAGCTGCGAATGATGCCCAGAGTGAGCACGGGAATGCCCTCCTTGTCAGCCAGGGTTACGCCAGAGGCCTTCAGGCGGGTGGTCACCAGCCGGTAGAAGTCGCTCTTGTTGTCGCCCACGACCTTCATGGTCATCAGCTCGGCCGGGATGCCGGTGCCGCGCATGTGAAAGCCGCAGCCTTGCATCAGCAGACCCGCCAGCACGATGGCCATCCAGCGGGTGAAGATGGTGCCCATAGAAAATCCTCTTTGCATTAAGGGAAAGCGGCGGGCGCAGGGCCCGCCGTTATCATCCGTTTGCTGTCACAGATTGACAATGATCAGCTGGCAGCCAATTAGTTAGCGACAATGTTGAGCAGCTTGCCAGGTACATAGATCACCTTGCGCACGGTCAGCCCGTCGGTGAACTTCTGTACGGAGGCATCGGCCATTGCCAGCTTCTCGACGTCGGCCTGGCTGATCTCGGCCGGCACGGTCAGCTTGCCGCGCATCTTGCCGTTGATCTGTACCACCACCAGCTTCTCGGTCTCGACCATGGCCGCTTCATCGGCCACCGGCCAGACTGCGTGATCGATGTCGTCGCCCTTGCCCAGCATCTTCCACAGCTCGAAGCCGATGTGCGGAGTGATGGGGTAGAGCATGACTACCACAGCTTCCAGCGCTTCCTGCATCAGGGCGCGGTCCTGCTCGTCGTTGCCCAGCTTGGAGAGATTGTTCATCAGCTCCATGATGGCGGCGATGGCGGTGTTGAAGGTCTGACGGCGACCCACGTCATCGCTCACCTTGGCGATGGTCTTGTGCAGTTCACGGCGTACCGCTTTCTGCTCGTTGGTGAGAGCAGCGACATCGAGTGCGGCAACGACACCACCGGAAACGTGTTCGAAGGTGACGCGCCACAGGCGACGCAGGAAGCGCTGGGCACCCTCTACGCCGGAGTCGGACCACTCCAGCGTCATTTCTGCCGGAGAGGCGAACATCATGAACAGACGGACGGTATCGGCGCCGTAACGCTCGACCATCAGCTGCGGGTCGATGCCGTTGTTCTTGGACTTGGACATCTTGGTCATACCGGAGTGCATTACCTCACGGCCTTCGTTGTCGATGGCCTTGGTGATGCGACCCTTCTCGTCACGCTCTACCTTGACGTCGGTCGGGCTGACCCAGACGTTGCCGCCCTTCTCGTCTTTGTAGTAGAAGGCGTCAGCCAGCACCATGCCCTGGCAGAGCAGGCGCTTGAACGGCTCGTCGCTGTTGACCAGACCCGCGTCACGCAGCAGCTTGTGGAAGAAGCGGGCGTAGAGCAGGTGCATACAGGCGTGTTCGATACCGCCGATGTACTGATCCACCGGCAGCCAGTGGTTGGCAGCAGCCGGATCCAGCATGCCCTTGTCGTAGTCCGGGGAGCAGTAGCGCGCGTAGTACCAGGAGGACTCCATAAAGGTGTCGAAGGTATCGGTCTCGCGGAACGCTTCCTGACCGTTGTAGGTGGTCTTGGCCCACTCGGCATCAGCTTTGATCGGGCTCTGGATACCATCCATCACCACATCTTCCGGCAGCAGCACCGGCAGTTGATCTTCCGGCGTCGGTACCACGGAACCGTCAGCTAGGGTCAGCATCGGGATGGGGGCACCCCAGTAACGCTGACGAGAGACACCCCAATCACGCAGACGGTAGTTGACGGTGCGCTTGCCCTTGCCGAGCCCTTCCAGCTTGCTGGCGATGGCATCAAAGGCGCCCTGGAAGTCGAGACCGTCAAACTCGCCGGAGTTGAACAGCACGCCTTTCTCGGTGTAAGCCGCTTCGCTCACGTCGACGTCGCCATCAACCGGCTTGATCACCGCCTTGATGTCGAGGCCATATTTGGTGGCGAATTCGAAGTCACGCTGATCGTGGGCCGGAACCGCCATCACGGCGCCGGTGCCGTAATTCATCAGCACGAAGTTGGCGACCCAGACCGGCACCTTGCGGCCATCCAGCGGGTGAATGGCGTAGAGGCCGGTGGCCATGCCCTTCTTCTCCATGGTGGCCAGCTCGGCTTCGGCTACCTTGGTGTTCTTGCACTCTTCGATAAAGGCGGCCAGCTCCGGATTGTTCTGGGCTGCTTGCAGCGCCAGCGGGTGGCCGGCGGCGATACCGACATAGGTGACGCCCATGAAGGTGTCCGGACGGGTGGTATAGACCTCCAGCTGCTCAGCCTGACCCTCGATGGCAAAGCTGATGTTGACCCCTTCGGAGCGGCCAATCCAGTTGCGCTGCATGGTCTTGACCATCTCCGGCCAGCCTTCCAGATTGTCGATGTCGCTGAGCAGCTCTTCGGCGTAGTCGGTGATCTTGATGAACCACTGGGGGATCTCTTTCTGTTCCACCGGGGTGTCACAGCGCCAGCAGCAGTTGTCGACCACCTGCTCGTTGGCCAGCACTGTCATGTCGTTCGGGCACCAGTTGACGGAGGAGGTCTTCTTGTAGACCAGACCCTTCTCGTAGAGCTTGGTGAAGAACCACTGCTCCCAGCGGTAGTAGTCCGGCTTGCAGGTGGCGACTTCACGATCCCAGTCATAACCCAGACCCAGCATCTTCAGCTGGTTCTTCATGTACTCGATGTTTTCGTAGGTCCAGGGGGCCGGCGCCGTGTTGTTCTTGATGGCGGCGTTTTCCGCCGGCAGACCGAAGGCATCCCAACCGATGGGTTGCAGCACGTTCTTGCCATTGAGGCGTTGATAACGGGAGATCACATCACCTATGGTGTAGTTGCGAACGTGCCCCATGTGTAGACGACCAGACGGATAGGGGAACATGGAGAGGCAGTAGAACTTCTCTTTGTCTACTTTCTCCACGGCCTTGAAGGTTTTCTTGGCATCCCAGTGCTTCTGCACTGCTGGTTCGATAGATTGGGGAACGTATTGCTCTTGCATTGGTGACATCCGGATCTGTGAAATGAATAGATAAATCAGCTGGGAAATCGCAATAGAATACCCATATCCTGCGGCGGCAACAACCGCCAGCATCCGTCAAGCCTGAAGCCGGGCCAGAAAGGGATTTAGCAGAGGAGTAACAGCCATGGACAAACGTCAAAAAGGGTATGAAACCTTCATTGCCGAACTGCAAAAGCAGTGGCAAGAGACAGAGCAGTTCCAGGGGGAGCGCCTCAACCGGATGATTGCCCGTGTTCAGGCCTATCTGGAGGCAGCCAGTGACCTCACTCAGGACGAGCTGGCGCTGATCGCCGAGTATGTGAAGCGGGATCTGGGCAACTATGACGAGGGGCGCAAGGATGAGCTGGTGGAGGAGTCTGCCTTTATGCTGGCGCTCAAAGATACCGCCTGGTCCTGGCTGGCAGATGTGACCGACCGCGCCCAGGTGGAGTGGCGCGAGCTGGCCGATGAGCTGGAGCACAAGGGTGTTTACGAAGCGGGCGACTGGGTGGGGCTCGGGGTCATGGTGTGCGACCAGTGTGGCTGGCGCCATACCGTGCTCCATCCCGAGCAGTTAGATACCTGCCCCGAATGCGGCTGCGCTGAATATCACCGCGAGCCGCTCTCGCCCTGAGTCATGCCATCAAGGCGGACGAGATAACGAGCAAAAAGGCGCCATCAGGCGCCTTTTTCTTGCTTGCAGGTTTCGTCGGGGCGTTTACTTGCCCGCGACGGAGAGGCCACCAAAACGGATAAGCGGGGAGTAGAAGCCCTTGCCGTCGTTGTGGTGCAGGGTATCGCCGACCGCTTCCAGCTCGCCCAGCAGGCGGTAGAAGTTGCCTGCTACCGTGATGCCGCGCACCGGCTGCAGGCGAACTCCATCGCGGCAGAGGAAGCCCGACGCGCCAAAGGAGAAGTCACCGCTCACCGCATCGGCACCGGAGTGCAGACCATCCAGCTTGACCAGCTCCAGATAGTCGCCGCTTTGCACCTCCGCTTCCCTATGGGGGCCCGCGCTAAACACCAGATGGCGAGCGGTCACATCGAGGGCGCTGCGGGCACCGCGAGCGGCCGAACCGTTGCTGGCGACTCCAAAGTGGCGGGCGGTGGCGCTGTTGTGGAGCAGGGTTTTCAGCTCCCCTTCGCCAATCAGCAGCAGATCCGAGCTGGCAGCTCCCTCGCCATCAAACGCCTTGATGTTCATGCCGCCCGGCATATAGACCCTGCTCTCCAGAGTAAGCCAGCGTGACGCTACGCTCTGGCCGACCTTGCTGCGCCAGGGGTTGATCCCCTGCTGGGCCCACTTGCCCGACAGCACACCCTGAAAGCAGCCAAACAGGCTGGCGAAGCAGTTGGTGCTAAAGATGACGCTGTAGTGACCGCTCGGCACCGCTTCACCGGGCAGCAGACCATCGGCGATGGCGTAGATCTGCTCGATCAGGGCCTGACTGTCCAGCTCGTCGAAGCGGCGGCCATACTGCCCCTGCGAGTGCATCGACTGGCGGCCATCCCGTTCCACCAGCGCCGAGGTGTAGCAGCCGACGCTGAACTCGCCGTGCTGGCAGAGGGTACCCTGACTGTTGGCGAGCCAGAGCTGGCTCTCCCCTTCGAAGAAGCTGTTGTAGGGGGCGCCGCTCACATCGGGCATGGCCAGCATGTCAGATTCGAGGCGCAGGGCCAGGGCGATCTTCTCCTCAACCGGCGTGGTATCGGGCTGGTTGATCTCGGCGCAATCTGTGGTGATCCGGCTATTGGCCACCGAGATGCGCTGATCCGCATCCACCTTGGCAAAGCGGCTGGCATCGAGCGCATCTTGCAGCATGGCATCCAGCGCCAGCTCATCGAGGGATTCCGAGTAGGCGATGCCGACCCGACCCTCTTTGATCAGGCGAATGCCGAGCTGTTGGCTGCTGGTGACCTTGTATTCACCCAGCTCGCCCTTGTCTGCCTTGAGGGAGAAGGCCTTCTCCTGATTGGCGATGATGTCTGCCTCGGCGTTGAGGTCGGCCACCTTGTCGAGCAGGCGGGTGAGCAGTTGGTTCATGTCGAGCTGGCTCATCAGGCGTTCCCTCCCACCAGGATATTGTCCACTTTCAGCGCCGGCTGGCCCACCGAGGTGGGGACCGAGCCAGAGACCGAGCCGCACATGCCGGCGGCCAGCGCCAGATTGCGGCCCACCATGGAGATCTCTTTCAGCACCTGCGGGCCGGTGCCGATCAGGGTGGCCGACTTGAGCGGTTTGGTTATTTTGCCGTGCTCGATGAGGTAGGCCTCCTGCACATTGAAGTTGAATTCACCGGTGCCGGGCTGTACCGAGCCGCCCCCCATCTTCTTGGCGTAGATACCGTGCTCCACCGTGGCCAACATGTCGTCGAGGCTGTGGTTGCCCGGCTCGATATAGGTGTTGCGCATGCGCGAGGTGGGGGCGTATTTGTAGGATTCGCGCCGCCCCGAGCCGGTGCGGGCGTAGCCCGTCTTGAGGGCGCCCATTCTGTCCACCAGAAAGCCGGTCAGCACGCCGTCCTTGATGAGCTGGGTGTGCTGGGTCGCCATCCCCTCGTCATCGACGTTGATGGAGCCCCAGGCATTGCCTTGCAGCCCTTCATCCACCGCATTGACCACCGGATTGGCGATGAGCTGGCCCATCTTGTCGTGGAACACCGAGGCCTTCTTGGCTACCGAGGTGGTCTCCAGCAGGTGGCCGCAAGCCTCGTGGAAGATGACGCCGCCAAAGCCGTTCTCCATGATGACCGGCAGGGTGCCGCTCGGGCAGGGAGCCGCGCCCAGTTTCACCAGTGCCTGACGAGTGGCGGTGAGGGCCAGCTCGCGCGGATCGATGCGATCGGCATGCTCCCACCCCATCAGGGCGCCGGGGGCCTCGTAACCAACGCTCTGCTCGCTCCCTTCCATGGCGATGGTCTGGGCCATGATGCGGTTGTAGTGGCGGCGATCGGCCACTTGCAGCCCTTCGCTGTTGAAGATCTCCACCTCCTGCTCCCAGCCCAGCACGTTGCCGGAGAACTGGCTCACCTTGTCGCTCTCAGCGCGGGCCGCCGCATCCATGGCGTGCAGGTAGGCAATCTTCTGCTCCAGCAGCTTGTCGGCCGACAGGGGCAGGGCCACCGGGTTGCGATCGCTCAGGCGGGTGAAATCGAAGGCGGTGGCGGTCACCACGGGGTCGCGGCGGTCTTTGGCCGCCAGCAGGGTGACGATGCGCAGCAG
Proteins encoded in this region:
- the leuS gene encoding leucine--tRNA ligase; this translates as MQEQYVPQSIEPAVQKHWDAKKTFKAVEKVDKEKFYCLSMFPYPSGRLHMGHVRNYTIGDVISRYQRLNGKNVLQPIGWDAFGLPAENAAIKNNTAPAPWTYENIEYMKNQLKMLGLGYDWDREVATCKPDYYRWEQWFFTKLYEKGLVYKKTSSVNWCPNDMTVLANEQVVDNCCWRCDTPVEQKEIPQWFIKITDYAEELLSDIDNLEGWPEMVKTMQRNWIGRSEGVNISFAIEGQAEQLEVYTTRPDTFMGVTYVGIAAGHPLALQAAQNNPELAAFIEECKNTKVAEAELATMEKKGMATGLYAIHPLDGRKVPVWVANFVLMNYGTGAVMAVPAHDQRDFEFATKYGLDIKAVIKPVDGDVDVSEAAYTEKGVLFNSGEFDGLDFQGAFDAIASKLEGLGKGKRTVNYRLRDWGVSRQRYWGAPIPMLTLADGSVVPTPEDQLPVLLPEDVVMDGIQSPIKADAEWAKTTYNGQEAFRETDTFDTFMESSWYYARYCSPDYDKGMLDPAAANHWLPVDQYIGGIEHACMHLLYARFFHKLLRDAGLVNSDEPFKRLLCQGMVLADAFYYKDEKGGNVWVSPTDVKVERDEKGRITKAIDNEGREVMHSGMTKMSKSKNNGIDPQLMVERYGADTVRLFMMFASPAEMTLEWSDSGVEGAQRFLRRLWRVTFEHVSGGVVAALDVAALTNEQKAVRRELHKTIAKVSDDVGRRQTFNTAIAAIMELMNNLSKLGNDEQDRALMQEALEAVVVMLYPITPHIGFELWKMLGKGDDIDHAVWPVADEAAMVETEKLVVVQINGKMRGKLTVPAEISQADVEKLAMADASVQKFTDGLTVRKVIYVPGKLLNIVAN
- a CDS encoding zinc ribbon-containing protein gives rise to the protein MDKRQKGYETFIAELQKQWQETEQFQGERLNRMIARVQAYLEAASDLTQDELALIAEYVKRDLGNYDEGRKDELVEESAFMLALKDTAWSWLADVTDRAQVEWRELADELEHKGVYEAGDWVGLGVMVCDQCGWRHTVLHPEQLDTCPECGCAEYHREPLSP
- a CDS encoding TldD/PmbA family protein, with the translated sequence MSQLDMNQLLTRLLDKVADLNAEADIIANQEKAFSLKADKGELGEYKVTSSQQLGIRLIKEGRVGIAYSESLDELALDAMLQDALDASRFAKVDADQRISVANSRITTDCAEINQPDTTPVEEKIALALRLESDMLAMPDVSGAPYNSFFEGESQLWLANSQGTLCQHGEFSVGCYTSALVERDGRQSMHSQGQYGRRFDELDSQALIEQIYAIADGLLPGEAVPSGHYSVIFSTNCFASLFGCFQGVLSGKWAQQGINPWRSKVGQSVASRWLTLESRVYMPGGMNIKAFDGEGAASSDLLLIGEGELKTLLHNSATARHFGVASNGSAARGARSALDVTARHLVFSAGPHREAEVQSGDYLELVKLDGLHSGADAVSGDFSFGASGFLCRDGVRLQPVRGITVAGNFYRLLGELEAVGDTLHHNDGKGFYSPLIRFGGLSVAGK
- a CDS encoding TldD/PmbA family protein: MTPFSLLAPAIARDVLDHALALGADFAELFVERKRRSQLSLLSSQIENISGGLDFGIGVRLCYGHKVLYGYTNQASRDELLRIVTLLAAKDRRDPVVTATAFDFTRLSDRNPVALPLSADKLLEQKIAYLHAMDAAARAESDKVSQFSGNVLGWEQEVEIFNSEGLQVADRRHYNRIMAQTIAMEGSEQSVGYEAPGALMGWEHADRIDPRELALTATRQALVKLGAAPCPSGTLPVIMENGFGGVIFHEACGHLLETTSVAKKASVFHDKMGQLIANPVVNAVDEGLQGNAWGSINVDDEGMATQHTQLIKDGVLTGFLVDRMGALKTGYARTGSGRRESYKYAPTSRMRNTYIEPGNHSLDDMLATVEHGIYAKKMGGGSVQPGTGEFNFNVQEAYLIEHGKITKPLKSATLIGTGPQVLKEISMVGRNLALAAGMCGSVSGSVPTSVGQPALKVDNILVGGNA